Proteins found in one Drosophila innubila isolate TH190305 chromosome X, UK_Dinn_1.0, whole genome shotgun sequence genomic segment:
- the LOC117781156 gene encoding mpv17-like protein 2 has protein sequence MHFLRRKLRSLLSLGSCSLRREASGSGTGAGSASGTGMGAGALTMHKLREWHGSAFSNKFLLFTNVGISLTLSSVGDILEQQLELYNGEIEEYSSTRTSHMATSGVTVGIICHYWYQLLDKHLPGRSMRVVAKKIVLDQIICSPLYISAFFITLGILEEKDAHEVWEEIKEKAWKLYAAEWTVWPVAQFINFYWVPTHYRIFYDNVISLGYDVFTSKVKHSSSHLPLSAAAATLTSSKNLKTTQT, from the coding sequence ATGCATTTCCTGCGACGTAAACTACGAAGTCTACTGTCTCTGGGCAGTTGCAGTCTGCGACGAGAAGCATCTGGAAGTGGGACTGGAGCTGGAAGTGCAAGTGGAACTGGAATGGGAGCTGGAGCTCTGACGATGCACAAGTTGCGTGAATGGCATGGGAGCGCCTTTAGCAACAAGTTTCTGCTGTTCACCAACGTGGGCATCTCATTGACGCTCAGCTCCGTGGGTGACATCCTGGAACAGCAACTGGAGCTGTACAATGGCGAAATTGAGGAATATAGCAGCACAAGGACCAGTCATATGGCAACCAGCGGTGTCACAGTGGGCATCATTTGCCACTACTGGTATCAGTTGCTGGACAAACATCTGCCAGGTCGCAGTATGCGTGTGGTGGCCAAAAAGATTGTGCTCGATCAAATCATTTGTTCGCCGCTCTACATATCGGCATTCTTCATCACGCTGGGCATACTCGAGGAGAAGGACGCCCACGAGGTGTGGGAGGAGATCAAGGAGAAGGCTTGGAAGCTCTATGCGGCGGAATGGACGGTCTGGCCGGTTGCACAGTTCATCAACTTCTATTGGGTGCCCACACACTATCGCATCTTCTACGACAATGTGATCAGTCTGGGCTACGATGTCTTCACCTCAAAGGTGAAGCATTCATCGTCTCATCTGCCACtttccgctgctgctgccactttgACGTCTTCCAAGAACTTGAAAACAACTCAGacctaa